The window AGGCTTTCCGACAGGGTTTACGCGGGGCGCTTGAGCGCTTTGCCTGGAAAACCATGGACCTCGATGACCTTCGCATACAATTCGAAAAAGCCAGCGGCCGCGACCTGAAGTGGTTTTTCGAGCAGTGGTTCATGCGCAAGGGCGCGCCGGAATTTTCCATCGGCTGCTGGTTCGCGGAACGCAGCAAGAACTGGCTGGTGCAGGTCATGATCACCCAGCTGCGGGACGTCTACCGGGTCAAGGCGGAGATCGCCTTCTACAAAAACTCCGCCCGCGAGATCAGGGACGTCGAGATCAATGGCCGGGCGACCACCTTTTCATTCCTCCTGCCCTTCAAGCCCCAGAGCGTCCGTTTCGACCCCGATTACAAAATCCTGCGCTGGAGCGAACAATTCTGATTTAAGGAGACAGCACATGAAAAACTTTGCCGCCGCCGCTCTGGCCGTATTTCTGGCATGGTCATGCGGCGCAACGGTTACGGCCGGGACAAACGCGGCCGACGAAAAGGCCGTGATCGCACAAGTGATCCACGACAATATCGGCTGGGCGCTGACCAAAAACCGGTCGCTGGCCGAGAGCACGATGGCCCACGACCAGCGCCTGTTCATCTTCAACCCCGATTCCGCAAGCACGGTCGGATGGGACGAGCTGGTCAAAAATTTCGACTTCTGGATGGATCCGCGCTTTAAAGCTACCGGGCTCGACATCCGCGATATCCGCATCGATTTATCGCGACAAGGCGATACGGCCTGGTGGTCGTGCATCCTCGATGACCTGTACGAGTGGGAAGGCCGACCCGGCGCTTGGAAAGACACACGCTGGACCGGAGTTTTGGAGAAACGCTCAGGCAAATGGCTCATCGTGCAGATGCATTTTTCCTTCGCTTCCGACAAGGTCGCGGCCGAGGTGAAAGCCAAGTTCGAAGCGGCGGTGAAGCCGCAATGAAGCCTTGAGCAATCCCGATTTGACAATTTTTTTTACTGGCTATACTGTGTTCGGGTCAGACCAGGCGGAGGTAGCCAGATGAATCAACCAGTAATCCCATACCAAGCGATCGATTGGACATCCGTTCCACGCATGGAATACAAGGGGGAGAGCGGGACCTCCTTTTGGCGGACCCTGCAGCTTCCCGGACTGCGGATCCGCATCGTCGAATATTCGCCGGGCT of the Candidatus Aminicenantes bacterium genome contains:
- a CDS encoding nuclear transport factor 2 family protein; its protein translation is MKNFAAAALAVFLAWSCGATVTAGTNAADEKAVIAQVIHDNIGWALTKNRSLAESTMAHDQRLFIFNPDSASTVGWDELVKNFDFWMDPRFKATGLDIRDIRIDLSRQGDTAWWSCILDDLYEWEGRPGAWKDTRWTGVLEKRSGKWLIVQMHFSFASDKVAAEVKAKFEAAVKPQ